A region from the Beduinella massiliensis genome encodes:
- the rlmH gene encoding 23S rRNA (pseudouridine(1915)-N(3))-methyltransferase RlmH — translation MTLVILGVGRLRERFYRDAADEYVKRLRRFGAVEEIELPDLPEPANTSPAIEQKIREKEGEAILSRIRPTDHVVALCIEGKQLSSEQLAERVSELEGRGVGRAVFVIGGSLGLSEAVMRRANERLSFSRMTFPHQLARVMLLEQLYRARKIGANERYHK, via the coding sequence GTGACGCTCGTCATTCTCGGCGTCGGCAGGCTGCGCGAGCGGTTTTACCGCGACGCCGCCGACGAGTACGTCAAGCGCCTGCGGCGCTTTGGCGCGGTGGAGGAGATCGAGCTGCCGGACCTGCCGGAGCCCGCGAACACCTCGCCCGCCATCGAACAGAAGATTCGCGAAAAGGAGGGCGAGGCGATTCTTTCGCGCATCCGCCCTACGGATCACGTCGTGGCGCTGTGCATCGAAGGGAAACAGCTCTCCTCGGAGCAGCTCGCGGAGCGCGTCTCGGAGCTCGAAGGGCGAGGCGTAGGCCGTGCGGTATTCGTGATCGGCGGTTCGCTGGGTCTCTCGGAGGCGGTCATGCGCCGCGCAAACGAACGCCTCTCCTTTTCCAGGATGACGTTCCCCCATCAGCTCGCCCGCGTGATGCTGCTCGAGCAGCTCTATCGCGCCCGCAAGATCGGCGCGAACGAGCGCTACCATAAATGA
- a CDS encoding ABC transporter permease subunit, with amino-acid sequence MRPARTNGPGTGMLSARKDEQFWGYTFILPNFLATAVFLFIPLIYSLYISFMDWDMIKQPEFIGLANYTVKLAQDTQFFLALKNTVVYSVVSIPLGIALAIFVAYLLSGNLKGNSVFRSVVFMPVIISTVAVSMIWKWLLNGDYGVVNYLLSLVGLQGVHWLGDAKYAMGTIIAISIWKNLGFNVVILIAAFKDVPSSYFESAALDGANEWQKLTRISLPLIAPSVFFVTIMSVINSFQVFDLIYNLTLGGPNGATTVLYYLVYQNAFRFFDMGYASALSWIVFAIIFLFTMLQMRMNKEQSI; translated from the coding sequence ATGCGGCCCGCGCGCACGAACGGCCCCGGGACGGGGATGCTTTCCGCCAGAAAGGACGAGCAATTCTGGGGCTATACCTTTATCCTCCCCAACTTCCTGGCGACAGCCGTTTTTCTTTTCATTCCCCTGATCTATTCGCTGTACATCTCCTTTATGGACTGGGATATGATTAAGCAGCCGGAGTTTATCGGGCTCGCCAATTACACCGTAAAGCTCGCGCAGGACACGCAGTTCTTCCTCGCGCTCAAGAATACGGTCGTCTATTCAGTCGTCAGCATTCCGCTCGGCATTGCGCTGGCGATCTTTGTTGCCTACCTGCTGTCCGGAAACCTGAAGGGTAACTCGGTGTTCCGCAGCGTCGTCTTCATGCCGGTTATCATCTCTACCGTGGCGGTATCGATGATCTGGAAGTGGTTGCTCAACGGCGATTACGGCGTGGTGAACTATCTCTTGTCCCTCGTAGGCCTACAGGGCGTACACTGGCTTGGCGATGCCAAGTACGCCATGGGGACGATCATCGCCATTTCGATCTGGAAAAACCTCGGGTTCAACGTCGTCATCCTGATCGCGGCGTTCAAGGACGTGCCATCCAGCTACTTCGAGTCAGCGGCGCTTGACGGTGCGAATGAATGGCAAAAGCTGACCCGCATATCGCTGCCGCTGATCGCGCCCTCGGTCTTCTTCGTCACGATCATGTCGGTCATCAATTCCTTTCAAGTCTTCGACCTCATTTATAACCTTACGCTGGGCGGGCCCAACGGCGCCACGACGGTGCTCTATTACCTCGTCTATCAAAATGCGTTCAGGTTCTTTGATATGGGATATGCCTCCGCGCTTTCGTGGATCGTGTTCGCGATCATATTCCTCTTTACGATGCTCCAGATGCGGATGAATAAAGAGCAGAGCATCTGA
- a CDS encoding CPBP family glutamic-type intramembrane protease — translation MDDKRREYPFPPVSAALLSLLAVVLARPALALLYGAVLPGGIGEGAYYLLSALQEIVLFSLPAYLMLDVRYPASRASVRRGPLRVSEAVSFSLAAVLGVFLFSYLSNLWILALDGLGVPLNLDTAVPAPSGPAELAASLLAIAVLPALCEESFFRGLLFSSFEPQGTGRAVAVSALLFALMHGQLTALPLHLLLGFLFGYLMVKTRSIFAPMLYHAFHNGASLVATYLLARSGEAAQEAEAALSLSDTLSLLPSMLFFLILWALLIALPLRARESDGPGAAYALPAGSARLTILEKALLAVVCALLVFTYLYNTWGGVLL, via the coding sequence ATGGACGATAAGCGCCGCGAGTACCCCTTCCCGCCGGTATCCGCGGCGCTTTTATCCCTGCTCGCCGTCGTGCTCGCGAGGCCCGCGCTCGCGTTGCTTTACGGCGCGGTCTTACCGGGCGGCATCGGCGAGGGTGCGTACTACCTGCTCTCCGCGCTGCAGGAAATCGTGTTGTTTTCGCTGCCCGCCTACCTGATGCTGGACGTACGCTACCCTGCGTCCCGCGCCTCGGTGCGGCGCGGCCCGCTTCGCGTGAGCGAGGCAGTTTCCTTCTCGCTCGCGGCTGTGCTGGGCGTCTTCCTCTTTTCCTACCTCTCAAACCTGTGGATTCTCGCGCTGGACGGGCTGGGCGTTCCGCTGAACCTCGATACGGCCGTTCCCGCGCCCTCCGGCCCTGCGGAACTGGCGGCCTCGCTGCTCGCCATCGCCGTGCTGCCCGCGCTGTGCGAGGAATCGTTCTTCCGCGGCCTGCTCTTTTCTTCCTTTGAGCCCCAGGGAACCGGACGCGCGGTGGCCGTAAGCGCTCTGCTCTTCGCGCTCATGCACGGGCAGCTCACCGCTTTGCCGCTGCACCTGCTTTTGGGCTTCCTCTTCGGATACCTCATGGTGAAGACCCGCTCGATCTTCGCGCCCATGCTCTACCACGCCTTTCACAACGGAGCGTCTCTCGTCGCCACGTACCTGCTCGCCCGTTCCGGTGAAGCGGCGCAGGAGGCGGAGGCCGCGCTCTCCCTTTCGGATACGCTCTCGCTCCTGCCCTCCATGCTGTTTTTCTTGATTCTATGGGCGCTGCTGATTGCGCTTCCCCTTCGCGCCCGCGAAAGCGACGGGCCCGGCGCCGCCTATGCGCTGCCCGCAGGGAGCGCCAGGCTGACGATTTTGGAAAAAGCATTGCTCGCGGTCGTCTGCGCGCTGCTCGTATTTACCTATCTTTATAACACGTGGGGAGGAGTGCTGCTGTGA
- a CDS encoding extracellular solute-binding protein: MKKTVAFVLSLLLCLSAMPVFAAEDALPVNDMKGEVTFSFWGTPEEVEIQEKITAEFNKYYPNIKVNLDHVSGAGDFNTAILTRMSGGNAPDVFYLGEISVEIFRDKGLLCDMLPFAQRDNLDLGDYWDGVLSPAGYNEGHMWAFPKDCTPYMIYYNKDHFDELGLEYPSADWTFEDFTETAKKLTVTADNGKTTRYGYWAEHGWCAWFAAAYKNGGAIMNEDCTRLVADPKTAEALQWYFDLANVHNVSPAPEAQTSMGGSATDAFMSGLTSMMIGGRFATYWLKDWDGNYDYTLFPFGEGVYQPLQFVALGIPEASKNKDAAWEFIKFYCGKTGQEINSASGMGLPVMKSVHESGVWLQEWETENNREMLTAQFNNTKDLPFHPDWAKLIDDVFYRNLMEAAGGLKSAAEALDLAVAEGNAYLENNGK, from the coding sequence ATGAAAAAGACAGTCGCTTTCGTATTGAGCTTGCTGCTTTGCCTGTCGGCGATGCCGGTCTTCGCGGCGGAGGACGCCCTGCCCGTGAACGACATGAAAGGCGAGGTGACGTTTTCCTTCTGGGGGACGCCGGAAGAGGTCGAGATTCAGGAAAAAATCACGGCGGAGTTTAACAAGTACTATCCGAACATCAAGGTAAACCTGGATCACGTCTCTGGCGCTGGGGACTTCAACACGGCGATTCTGACCCGTATGAGCGGCGGAAACGCACCCGACGTCTTCTACCTGGGCGAGATCTCCGTGGAGATCTTCCGAGACAAGGGACTGCTATGCGATATGCTGCCCTTCGCTCAGCGCGACAACCTGGACCTTGGCGATTACTGGGACGGCGTGCTGTCGCCGGCCGGCTACAATGAAGGGCATATGTGGGCGTTCCCTAAGGACTGCACGCCCTACATGATCTACTACAACAAAGATCACTTTGACGAACTCGGCCTCGAATACCCCAGTGCGGACTGGACGTTCGAGGATTTTACCGAAACCGCGAAGAAGCTGACGGTGACCGCAGACAACGGCAAGACCACGCGCTATGGCTACTGGGCAGAACATGGCTGGTGCGCCTGGTTCGCCGCAGCGTACAAGAACGGCGGAGCGATCATGAACGAGGACTGCACGCGTCTGGTCGCGGACCCGAAGACCGCGGAAGCGCTGCAGTGGTACTTCGACCTGGCGAACGTGCATAACGTTTCGCCGGCACCGGAGGCGCAGACCTCGATGGGCGGCAGCGCGACCGATGCTTTCATGTCCGGCCTGACCTCTATGATGATCGGCGGCCGCTTCGCGACCTACTGGCTCAAGGATTGGGACGGCAATTATGATTACACCCTGTTCCCCTTTGGGGAGGGCGTGTATCAGCCTCTGCAGTTCGTCGCGCTGGGCATCCCGGAGGCAAGCAAGAACAAAGACGCCGCCTGGGAATTCATCAAGTTTTACTGCGGCAAGACAGGCCAGGAGATCAACTCCGCCAGCGGCATGGGCCTGCCGGTCATGAAGAGCGTACACGAATCCGGCGTATGGCTCCAGGAGTGGGAGACGGAGAACAATCGTGAAATGCTGACGGCGCAGTTCAACAACACCAAGGACCTCCCCTTCCACCCCGACTGGGCGAAGCTGATCGACGACGTGTTCTACCGCAACCTGATGGAAGCGGCCGGAGGCCTGAAGAGTGCGGCGGAGGCGCTCGACCTGGCAGTCGCTGAAGGAAACGCTTATCTGGAGAACAACGGGAAATAG
- a CDS encoding LCP family protein — protein MRSKLLICLTILLSVLSLPALCEDAAAAEENTQVRHYLLLGLDTYSDEIASDARTDTMMLVTFDTKYDRLILTSILRDTKVPNPKGNDTKINLLYKHYGIDGVTQVLEKQLSIDISGTVLINYENVKLLIDALGGVDIEITKNEANTISSILRHDDPNLPKGAGMTHMTGRIALAYMRNRWDTLDGSTGGDFSRTQRQRKVLTELLRKCRNLSLSDLSGVYNAISDGVETDMNPLEILSAIQLGYKMLGADLAEYHIPADGTFKYGQLDSSSVLSTNWVRNKSLFHDFLNTPPEE, from the coding sequence TTGCGCTCAAAGCTTCTTATATGTCTGACGATTCTTCTCAGCGTCCTGTCCCTGCCCGCGCTGTGCGAGGACGCAGCCGCGGCGGAAGAAAACACCCAGGTTCGCCATTATCTGCTGCTCGGCCTGGATACCTACTCGGACGAAATCGCGAGCGACGCCCGCACCGACACGATGATGCTCGTGACCTTCGACACGAAGTACGACCGCCTCATCCTCACCTCCATCCTTCGCGACACCAAGGTTCCCAATCCCAAGGGAAACGACACGAAGATCAACCTGCTTTACAAGCATTACGGCATCGACGGGGTCACGCAGGTGCTCGAAAAACAGCTTTCCATCGACATCTCCGGCACGGTGCTCATCAATTACGAGAACGTCAAGCTCCTCATCGACGCGTTGGGCGGTGTGGACATTGAAATTACCAAAAACGAAGCCAACACCATTTCCAGCATCCTGCGCCACGACGACCCGAACCTACCCAAAGGCGCGGGGATGACGCACATGACGGGACGCATCGCCCTGGCCTACATGCGCAACCGCTGGGACACGCTGGATGGCAGCACGGGCGGCGACTTCAGCCGCACGCAGCGCCAGCGCAAGGTGCTGACCGAGCTGCTGCGCAAGTGCCGGAACCTCAGCCTGTCGGACCTTTCAGGGGTATACAACGCCATCAGCGACGGCGTGGAGACGGACATGAACCCGCTGGAAATCCTTTCGGCCATCCAGCTCGGTTACAAAATGCTCGGCGCGGACCTCGCCGAATACCACATTCCCGCCGACGGCACCTTCAAGTACGGCCAGCTGGACAGCTCCTCTGTGCTGAGCACCAACTGGGTGCGCAATAAGAGCCTCTTTCACGACTTCCTGAATACGCCGCCGGAGGAATGA
- a CDS encoding M3 family metallopeptidase — MNFHQISYARFDMDAACRTLESLSEQIAAAKSPEAQLALLSEGEELIQHASTFSTLAQLRYFLNTADAFYAGEMAYVGQNSPRLDLFVQKLYRSIAASPFRRELTASLGSFFFEKVEAEARLSDDSVLDLCADEQALCQRYTDLTGQATVSYCGEELPLSSMSVHYADTDRARRREAVRATNAWYEAHAAELDEIFDALVKNRTEQARRLGFCSYTDMKYASRFGFGREQIEAFRAQVLEKWVPFVCEIKENQRKRLGVPSFRLYDSPLRFADGNPRLQLTGDAFVRAVGDVFHQMNREAGAYFDELRQNGMFDLFDRKGKVAYDGFCVELTDYNTDFIFGHFAGDQTDLEVLVHEFGHALAACRARRNPRVPYLLRSGTQEIAETHSTSMELLTLPYLEPFFTREDLRKYRIKQIEYAAYFICSICVGDEFQHEIYDHPEMTPSERNAAYARIYLRYNPYLDTSDLPFASWGSQWQDMSVIYAMPFYFIDYALAQTQALLFYAESQKDPEGAFQRYLRFVDFAGTQPFPQIVRACGLLSPFDEKCFDALLPFCRELIKG; from the coding sequence ATGAACTTTCACCAGATTTCCTACGCGCGCTTCGACATGGACGCCGCCTGCAGGACACTTGAATCGCTGAGCGAGCAGATCGCTGCCGCAAAGAGCCCCGAAGCGCAGCTCGCCCTGCTTTCGGAAGGCGAAGAGCTGATACAGCATGCGAGCACGTTCTCAACCCTTGCGCAGCTTCGCTATTTTCTGAATACCGCCGATGCATTTTACGCCGGGGAGATGGCCTATGTCGGGCAAAACAGCCCCCGGCTCGACCTCTTTGTCCAGAAACTCTACCGCTCGATCGCCGCCTCTCCCTTCCGCCGCGAGCTCACCGCTTCCCTCGGCTCCTTTTTCTTTGAAAAGGTCGAGGCAGAAGCGCGCCTATCGGACGACTCGGTTCTCGACCTCTGCGCAGACGAGCAGGCGCTGTGTCAGCGCTATACGGACCTCACGGGCCAGGCGACCGTCTCCTACTGCGGAGAGGAACTGCCCCTCTCCTCCATGTCCGTCCATTATGCCGATACCGACCGCGCGCGCAGGCGGGAAGCCGTGCGCGCGACAAACGCCTGGTACGAGGCGCACGCCGCGGAGCTGGACGAGATCTTTGACGCGCTGGTGAAGAACCGCACGGAGCAGGCGCGCCGCCTGGGCTTTTGCAGCTATACGGACATGAAGTACGCGAGCCGCTTTGGCTTCGGACGCGAACAGATCGAGGCATTCCGCGCGCAGGTGCTCGAAAAATGGGTGCCCTTCGTGTGCGAAATCAAGGAGAATCAGCGCAAGCGCCTCGGCGTACCCTCCTTTAGGTTGTACGACTCTCCGCTGCGCTTCGCAGACGGCAATCCGCGCCTTCAGCTCACGGGCGACGCTTTCGTCCGCGCGGTCGGAGACGTCTTCCACCAGATGAACCGCGAGGCGGGCGCTTACTTTGACGAGCTGCGCCAAAACGGCATGTTCGATCTCTTTGACCGAAAGGGAAAGGTCGCCTACGACGGCTTCTGCGTCGAACTGACCGATTATAACACCGACTTCATCTTCGGCCACTTCGCGGGCGACCAAACAGACCTGGAGGTGCTGGTGCACGAGTTCGGCCACGCGCTCGCGGCCTGCCGCGCGCGCCGGAATCCACGCGTGCCGTATCTCCTGCGAAGCGGCACGCAGGAGATCGCGGAGACGCATTCCACGTCGATGGAGCTGCTCACGCTCCCCTATCTGGAGCCGTTCTTCACTCGGGAGGACCTGCGCAAGTACCGGATCAAGCAGATCGAATACGCCGCCTACTTCATTTGCTCCATCTGCGTGGGCGACGAATTTCAGCACGAAATATACGATCATCCGGAGATGACTCCCTCCGAGCGAAACGCCGCCTATGCGCGCATCTACCTGCGATACAACCCCTACCTCGACACGAGCGACCTGCCCTTTGCCTCCTGGGGGTCGCAGTGGCAGGACATGTCCGTCATCTACGCGATGCCCTTCTACTTCATCGACTACGCGCTCGCGCAGACGCAGGCGCTGCTCTTCTACGCGGAGTCGCAAAAGGACCCGGAGGGAGCCTTTCAGCGATACCTGCGTTTCGTAGACTTCGCGGGCACGCAGCCCTTTCCGCAGATCGTCCGCGCGTGCGGCCTGCTCTCCCCGTTCGATGAGAAGTGCTTTGACGCGCTGCTTCCCTTTTGCAGGGAGCTCATAAAAGGCTGA
- a CDS encoding DUF2961 domain-containing protein, which produces MMDQISKVLNWKSRSISPEHLSGEPGKGGMTPLEMGSARSAARALGTGWKVNPYFDIPAGQTFELANIAGSGAIKHIWMTPTGKWRLSILRMYWDGQEIPSVECPVGDFFCMGWQEYAQVTSAAVCVNPGSAFNCYWDMPFRAQVRITLENLDDVPMRIYYQIDYALYDQPEEIVYFHAQFRRVNPLPYKEVYTILDGVQGKGHYVGTYMAWGVNNNGWWGEGEIKFYLDGDKEYPTICGTGTEDYFCGSYDFEDPRTHDRYLPFTTPFAGLPQVIEPDRLYASQFRFGMYRWHITDPICFERELRVTIQALGWFNMGKPDCRYLPLKDDIASVAFWYQAQPARSVPRLPERDELEVI; this is translated from the coding sequence ATGATGGATCAAATTTCGAAGGTGCTGAACTGGAAATCGCGCTCGATTTCACCGGAACATCTTTCCGGAGAGCCGGGAAAGGGCGGTATGACGCCGCTGGAGATGGGCAGCGCGCGCAGCGCAGCACGAGCGCTGGGCACCGGATGGAAGGTCAACCCCTATTTCGACATTCCCGCAGGGCAGACGTTCGAGCTGGCGAACATCGCGGGAAGCGGCGCGATCAAACATATCTGGATGACGCCGACGGGTAAGTGGCGCCTGTCCATCCTGCGCATGTACTGGGACGGGCAGGAAATACCCAGCGTCGAATGCCCGGTCGGGGACTTTTTCTGCATGGGCTGGCAGGAATACGCGCAGGTGACCTCGGCGGCCGTGTGCGTAAACCCCGGCAGCGCGTTCAACTGCTACTGGGATATGCCTTTTCGCGCACAGGTGCGCATTACGCTGGAAAACCTGGACGACGTGCCAATGCGCATCTATTATCAGATCGACTACGCGCTGTACGACCAGCCGGAGGAAATTGTCTATTTCCATGCGCAGTTTCGCCGCGTGAATCCGCTGCCCTATAAAGAGGTCTACACCATTCTGGACGGCGTCCAGGGAAAGGGGCATTACGTGGGCACCTATATGGCCTGGGGTGTCAACAACAACGGATGGTGGGGAGAAGGTGAAATCAAGTTCTATCTGGACGGAGACAAGGAATATCCCACCATCTGCGGAACGGGTACGGAGGACTACTTCTGTGGTTCCTACGATTTTGAGGATCCCCGTACGCACGACCGCTACCTGCCCTTCACCACGCCCTTTGCAGGGCTTCCGCAGGTGATCGAGCCCGATCGCCTCTACGCCAGCCAGTTCCGCTTCGGCATGTACAGGTGGCATATCACCGACCCCATCTGCTTTGAACGGGAGCTGCGTGTGACGATTCAGGCGCTTGGATGGTTCAATATGGGCAAGCCGGACTGTCGCTATCTGCCGCTGAAGGACGACATCGCTTCTGTCGCCTTCTGGTATCAGGCGCAGCCCGCAAGGTCGGTACCCAGGCTCCCGGAGCGTGACGAACTGGAGGTCATTTAA
- a CDS encoding ABC transporter permease subunit: MGKDMSRSAKALSYLFLIILSFVMILPFFWTVVTSFKQQTEILTWPPQFLPSKLYLGNYQYVIEKIKIGTMFVNSLYIAVLTTVGQLVFCSLAGFSFAKLRFRFKDGLFKAYLATMMVPAMLTLIPRYVIMKNIGMVDTHMSLILPALFGGPFGVFLMRQFYIGLPDELMEAARIDGASYPYIFARIYTPLTRPILSTLAVFSFMGSWNDFLWPLITIQSNGLKTLPIGLASFQSLYGIKYSLLMAGAVLAMLPVLVAFLFAQKQFIEGIAVTGLKG, encoded by the coding sequence ATGGGTAAAGACATGAGCAGGTCTGCGAAGGCGCTGAGCTATCTGTTTTTGATCATCCTTTCCTTCGTCATGATCCTGCCCTTTTTCTGGACGGTCGTCACTTCGTTCAAGCAGCAGACGGAGATTTTGACGTGGCCGCCCCAGTTCCTTCCGTCCAAGCTGTACTTGGGGAATTATCAATACGTCATCGAAAAGATCAAGATCGGGACGATGTTCGTCAATTCGCTCTACATCGCCGTGCTCACGACGGTGGGGCAGCTCGTGTTTTGCTCTCTGGCGGGCTTTTCGTTCGCAAAGCTCCGCTTCCGATTTAAGGACGGGCTGTTTAAGGCGTACCTTGCGACGATGATGGTGCCGGCGATGCTGACACTGATCCCGCGTTATGTCATCATGAAGAACATCGGCATGGTGGATACGCACATGTCGCTGATCCTTCCGGCGCTGTTTGGAGGTCCCTTCGGCGTCTTCCTCATGCGCCAGTTTTACATAGGGCTTCCCGACGAGCTGATGGAGGCTGCGCGCATCGACGGGGCGAGCTATCCCTATATCTTCGCTAGAATCTATACGCCGCTGACGCGTCCCATTTTGTCGACGCTGGCCGTTTTCAGCTTTATGGGCTCTTGGAACGACTTCCTTTGGCCGCTGATTACGATCCAGTCCAACGGGCTCAAGACGCTGCCCATCGGCCTCGCGTCGTTTCAAAGCCTGTACGGCATCAAGTACAGCCTGCTGATGGCGGGCGCGGTGCTGGCAATGCTGCCGGTTCTCGTCGCCTTCCTCTTCGCGCAGAAGCAGTTTATCGAAGGAATCGCCGTTACCGGCCTGAAAGGATGA
- the pepT gene encoding peptidase T has protein sequence MRAFERLLRYARVDTTSDETTGVTPSTPGQLDLAAQLADELRSLSFEGVRVSDDGFVYGVLPATPGLEALPCLGLIAHMDTAPDISGKDVRPQIVENYDGGEVVLAGSGDVLSPAQFPTLASLKGKTLITTDGTTLLGADDKAGVAEILTACEEIVRSGMPHCRLAVSFTPDEEIGEGIEHFDVEGFGAAFAYTVDGGDLGELGYENFNACGACFDVQGMSVHPGSSKDTMINASLVAMEINAMLPAGETPRDTEDREGFFHLTDMQGDVEKARLRYIVREHDAAHFEVRKQQLRHIEKILNHRYGVGTVKLTIKEQYRNMAEMIRPHFHLVENARSAMRAAGMEPRDVPVRGGTDGARLCYMGLPCPNLCTGGYAFHGRFEHIAVEDMDACTRMLVALVGLYSKD, from the coding sequence ATGCGCGCATTCGAACGCCTGCTCCGCTATGCCCGTGTCGACACCACCTCCGACGAGACGACCGGCGTCACCCCCTCTACCCCCGGCCAGCTTGACTTGGCCGCGCAGCTCGCGGACGAACTGCGCTCCCTCTCCTTTGAGGGCGTGAGGGTATCGGACGACGGCTTCGTTTACGGCGTCCTCCCCGCGACGCCGGGGCTGGAGGCCCTGCCCTGTCTGGGCCTCATCGCCCACATGGACACCGCGCCCGACATTTCCGGCAAGGACGTGCGTCCGCAGATCGTCGAAAATTACGACGGCGGCGAGGTCGTGCTCGCGGGCTCCGGAGACGTGCTCTCGCCCGCGCAGTTCCCTACGCTCGCCTCGCTCAAGGGCAAGACGCTCATCACCACCGACGGGACGACCCTGCTGGGCGCGGACGACAAGGCGGGTGTCGCGGAGATTCTCACCGCCTGCGAAGAAATCGTGCGCTCCGGCATGCCGCATTGCCGTCTGGCCGTCTCCTTCACACCGGACGAGGAAATCGGCGAGGGCATCGAACACTTCGACGTGGAGGGGTTCGGCGCGGCCTTCGCTTACACCGTGGACGGCGGCGACCTGGGCGAGCTGGGCTACGAAAACTTCAACGCCTGCGGCGCGTGCTTTGACGTGCAGGGCATGAGCGTGCACCCCGGCAGCTCCAAGGATACGATGATCAACGCCTCGCTGGTGGCCATGGAAATAAACGCGATGCTGCCCGCGGGCGAAACACCCCGCGACACCGAGGACCGCGAGGGATTCTTCCACCTGACCGACATGCAGGGCGACGTAGAAAAGGCGCGCCTGCGCTACATCGTGCGTGAGCACGACGCCGCGCATTTCGAGGTGCGCAAGCAACAGCTTCGCCATATTGAAAAGATTCTGAACCACCGTTATGGTGTTGGCACGGTGAAGCTTACGATCAAGGAGCAGTATCGCAACATGGCGGAAATGATACGCCCGCACTTTCATCTGGTCGAAAACGCGCGCTCAGCGATGCGCGCCGCGGGCATGGAGCCGCGCGACGTACCGGTACGTGGCGGTACGGACGGCGCGCGCCTGTGCTACATGGGGCTGCCCTGCCCGAACCTCTGCACGGGGGGCTACGCGTTCCACGGACGCTTTGAACACATCGCCGTGGAGGACATGGACGCCTGCACGCGCATGCTCGTAGCGCTCGTAGGGCTCTACTCCAAGGACTGA